From the Leptolyngbya sp. O-77 genome, one window contains:
- a CDS encoding ACT domain-containing protein: MDEITSDEMLELASLGAKVLHPRSVEIARNYGVMLVVRSSWTDDPGTRVISPLPQPRSLEGLEIAHPVDAVEFDTDQAKVALLRVPDRPGIAARLFGEIASQDLDVDLIIQSIHEGNSNDIAFTVTRNSLNRAEAVAAAIAPALRYDPSPTSGEAEVMVERDMAKVSISGAGMIGRPGVAAQMFETLAAAGVNIEMISTSEVQVSCAIRAEDCDRAITALCSTFEVTSSPVHQAQKSLAYADAPPVRGAALDRNQAQLAIRHVPDRPGMAARLFRLLADHNISVDMIIQSQRCRLVNGMVTRDIAFTVAKGDVDAAKAALEAAAPDLGCGEIVVNQAIAKVSIVGMGMVGRPGIAARMFESLSQEQINIQMIATSEIKISCVVSEEDGIRALQAVHAAFGLAGTERVEVPA; this comes from the coding sequence ATGGACGAAATCACCAGCGACGAAATGCTGGAACTGGCCAGCCTGGGGGCAAAGGTGCTGCATCCCCGCTCAGTAGAGATTGCCCGCAACTACGGCGTGATGCTGGTGGTACGCTCTAGCTGGACGGATGATCCGGGCACCCGTGTCATTTCGCCCCTGCCCCAGCCGCGATCGCTCGAAGGGCTGGAAATCGCCCATCCCGTCGATGCCGTCGAGTTCGACACCGACCAGGCCAAAGTCGCTCTGCTGCGCGTGCCCGATCGCCCTGGCATCGCCGCCCGCCTGTTTGGCGAAATCGCCTCCCAGGATTTGGACGTAGATCTGATTATCCAGTCGATTCATGAAGGCAACAGCAATGACATCGCCTTCACCGTCACCCGCAACTCGCTGAATCGAGCCGAGGCCGTGGCAGCGGCGATCGCCCCGGCCCTGCGCTACGACCCGTCGCCCACCTCCGGCGAAGCCGAAGTGATGGTGGAGCGCGACATGGCTAAGGTCAGCATTTCTGGCGCGGGCATGATCGGTCGCCCCGGCGTGGCAGCGCAAATGTTTGAAACGCTAGCAGCGGCAGGCGTGAATATTGAAATGATTTCCACCTCCGAGGTGCAGGTGAGTTGCGCTATTCGGGCTGAAGACTGCGATCGCGCCATAACTGCTCTGTGCAGCACCTTCGAGGTCACGTCTTCGCCCGTCCACCAGGCGCAAAAATCCCTTGCCTATGCCGATGCGCCACCCGTGCGCGGAGCCGCCCTCGACCGCAACCAGGCGCAGCTTGCGATTCGCCATGTGCCCGATCGCCCTGGCATGGCCGCCCGCCTGTTCCGCCTGCTAGCCGATCACAACATCAGCGTAGACATGATCATTCAATCCCAGCGCTGTCGCCTAGTCAACGGCATGGTGACGCGGGATATCGCCTTTACTGTGGCAAAGGGCGACGTAGATGCAGCAAAAGCGGCCTTGGAAGCAGCCGCCCCCGACTTGGGCTGTGGGGAAATTGTGGTAAACCAGGCGATCGCCAAAGTCAGCATTGTCGGCATGGGCATGGTGGGTCGCCCCGGCATCGCCGCCCGTATGTTTGAGTCGCTGTCGCAGGAGCAGATCAACATCCAGATGATCGCCACGTCGGAGATCAAGATTAGCTGCGTCGTGTCAGAAGAAGACGGTATTCGCGCCCTGCAAGCGGTTCACGCCGCATTCGGGCTAGCGGGGACAGAGCGGGTAGAAGTGCCCGCATGA
- a CDS encoding AI-2E family transporter, translated as MDREGGTAVNRDDQPMQPLWAQLNNARLLRYLLLVLLGWAIAQVLAYFSSVIVIFTFAAILAFLLSYPMRWLQRWLPRPAAAVAVFFLSLLLLAGFVFTIGSAMLAQGQALLAQAPGIAAVLLNSLEQIEEFLRRFNLQADFSALEDLLQSQTIEAAKTSLIGLQVLLQRLLDLLLIGIVSFFMLLDGDRLWGWVLQCFPDSLQPRLTEAVQQNLLGFFWGRFLLSLFFALSCLIIFLLVGAPYALLLAAIAGFFDLIPGIGATLGISLICLILLPQGIWLSLLILVCCVLLQQVEENLLMPKIMQGSINMNPVVMFLALLVGVRVAGLLGLFLAIPGAGVLISLFDVEALRAKHE; from the coding sequence ATGGATAGGGAGGGTGGGACTGCCGTGAATCGGGACGATCAGCCAATGCAGCCGCTGTGGGCGCAGTTAAACAATGCTCGACTACTGCGCTATCTGTTGCTGGTGCTGCTGGGCTGGGCGATCGCCCAGGTGCTTGCCTATTTTTCGTCGGTGATTGTCATCTTCACCTTCGCGGCAATCCTGGCGTTTTTGCTCAGCTATCCCATGCGATGGCTCCAGCGCTGGCTGCCTCGCCCGGCGGCGGCGGTGGCCGTGTTTTTCCTAAGTCTACTGTTGCTGGCGGGGTTTGTGTTTACGATTGGCTCGGCCATGCTGGCGCAGGGGCAGGCGCTTTTGGCTCAGGCTCCGGGCATTGCGGCGGTGCTGCTAAACTCGCTGGAGCAGATCGAAGAGTTTTTGCGGCGGTTCAATCTCCAGGCAGATTTCTCTGCATTGGAGGATTTGCTGCAATCTCAAACCATCGAGGCAGCGAAAACGTCCCTCATTGGGCTGCAAGTGCTGCTGCAACGATTGCTGGATCTGCTGCTGATTGGCATCGTCAGCTTTTTTATGCTGCTGGATGGCGATCGCCTCTGGGGTTGGGTGCTGCAATGCTTTCCTGACTCGCTGCAACCGCGCCTCACTGAAGCCGTGCAGCAAAATCTGCTGGGCTTTTTTTGGGGACGGTTTTTGCTGTCGCTGTTTTTTGCGCTGTCTTGTCTGATTATTTTTCTGCTGGTGGGTGCGCCCTATGCGCTGCTGCTGGCGGCGATCGCCGGATTTTTTGATCTGATCCCTGGCATCGGCGCAACCCTGGGTATCAGCCTCATCTGCCTCATCCTCCTGCCCCAGGGTATCTGGCTGAGCTTGCTGATCCTGGTCTGCTGCGTGCTGCTGCAACAGGTGGAGGAAAACTTGCTCATGCCCAAGATCATGCAGGGATCGATCAACATGAACCCGGTGGTGATGTTCCTGGCGCTGCTGGTGGGGGTGCGCGTGGCGGGGCTGCTGGGTCTATTTTTGGCGATTCCAGGGGCGGGGGTATTGATTAGCCTATTTGATGTGGAGGCGCTACGAGCCAAACACGAGTAG
- a CDS encoding CobW family GTP-binding protein has protein sequence MQTADTPQAIARMDDTKQGLPVTIITGFLGSGKTTLLNHILTNQQGLKTAVLVNEFGEIGIDNELIVATDGDDSMVELSNGCICCTINNDLLEAVYKILERQDKIDYLVVETTGLADPLPVAPHLFGNTELRDLTRLDSIVTVVDAANYSLDLFNSDAAHNQIAYGDIILLNKCDLVDEADLDALEIKIRDVKEGARILRTVNSQVPLPLILSVGLFESAQYFKPEEKNHDHDHAHDHAHAHDHAPDHAHDHHAHDDHHDHSACDHDHGHCAHDHDHDHHHHHHHHSNHLEVDGFTSVSFQSDRPFAIKRFQHFLDNQMPANVFRAKGILWFDESPKRHIFHLSGKRFTLDDSEWKGKPKNQLVLIGQNLDRETLLEQIEACVCLPTASRGRGFGK, from the coding sequence ATGCAAACTGCTGACACGCCGCAAGCGATCGCCCGCATGGACGACACCAAGCAGGGTCTCCCAGTCACCATCATCACGGGCTTTTTGGGTAGCGGCAAAACCACTCTCCTGAACCACATTCTGACCAATCAGCAGGGACTAAAAACCGCTGTGCTGGTCAACGAGTTTGGCGAAATTGGCATCGACAACGAGCTGATCGTCGCCACCGACGGCGACGACAGCATGGTGGAACTGAGCAACGGCTGCATCTGCTGCACCATTAATAATGACCTGCTAGAAGCGGTCTACAAAATCCTGGAGCGGCAAGACAAGATTGACTACCTAGTGGTGGAAACTACCGGGCTGGCCGATCCACTGCCTGTCGCCCCTCACCTTTTTGGGAACACAGAACTGCGCGACCTGACCCGACTCGACTCGATTGTGACGGTGGTGGATGCGGCAAACTACAGCCTGGATCTGTTCAACAGCGACGCTGCCCATAACCAAATTGCCTACGGCGACATCATCCTGCTCAACAAGTGCGATCTGGTCGATGAAGCTGATCTGGACGCGCTAGAAATCAAGATTCGCGATGTTAAAGAAGGCGCACGGATTCTCCGCACAGTCAATTCGCAGGTGCCGCTGCCGCTGATCCTCAGCGTCGGCCTGTTCGAGTCGGCTCAATACTTCAAGCCCGAAGAGAAGAATCACGATCACGATCACGCGCACGATCACGCGCACGCGCATGACCACGCACCTGACCACGCGCACGATCATCATGCCCATGATGATCATCACGATCATTCAGCCTGCGATCATGACCACGGGCATTGCGCCCACGATCATGACCACGATCACCACCATCACCACCACCACCACTCCAATCACCTGGAGGTGGATGGCTTTACCTCGGTGTCGTTTCAGAGCGATCGCCCCTTTGCCATCAAGCGCTTCCAGCATTTCCTCGACAACCAGATGCCCGCTAACGTGTTTCGCGCCAAGGGCATCCTCTGGTTTGACGAAAGCCCCAAGCGCCACATCTTTCACCTCAGCGGCAAGCGCTTTACGCTGGACGACAGCGAGTGGAAAGGAAAGCCCAAAAACCAGCTTGTGCTGATCGGGCAAAACCTGGATCGTGAAACGCTGCTGGAGCAAATCGAGGCTTGTGTCTGCTTGCCGACCGCATCTCGTGGGCGCGGCTTTGGCAAATAG
- a CDS encoding sulfate ABC transporter substrate-binding protein: MVANFGLRSPKKFLALAATGLSLSMAIAACSPSSPDTASTTTSPAAGESPAAVASGEKVEITLVSYAVTQAAYEKIIPQFVEKWKAETGQDVVINQSYAGSGTQARAVIDGLEADVVALALALDTKKIEEAGLIEAGWEKELPNDSIVHKSVAVLVTREGNPKGIQDWSDLARDDVRIVTANPKTSGGARWNFLGAWGSVTQNGGTDEQALELATKLYQNTPILAKDARESTDIFFSQKQGDVLINYENEVLLAKLKGDVLPYVVPKTNISIDNPVTVVDAIVDKRGTREVAEAFVQFLFTPEAQEEFAKVGFRPSDQTVAAKYADQFGAVDKLFTVADFGGWDDIQAKFFDDGAVFDQIQSKLGK; encoded by the coding sequence ATGGTTGCAAACTTTGGACTGCGATCGCCCAAAAAATTTCTCGCGCTTGCGGCTACAGGACTCAGCCTCAGCATGGCGATCGCCGCTTGCAGCCCCAGCAGCCCAGACACCGCCAGCACCACCACTAGCCCCGCCGCCGGAGAAAGCCCCGCCGCCGTCGCTAGCGGCGAAAAAGTCGAGATCACGCTCGTCTCTTACGCCGTCACCCAGGCTGCCTACGAAAAAATCATTCCCCAGTTCGTTGAAAAATGGAAAGCCGAAACGGGGCAAGATGTCGTGATTAATCAAAGCTATGCTGGCTCTGGAACCCAGGCCCGCGCTGTGATTGACGGTTTAGAAGCAGATGTGGTGGCCCTGGCTCTGGCCCTCGACACCAAGAAAATCGAAGAAGCCGGACTGATTGAAGCGGGCTGGGAAAAAGAGTTGCCCAACGACTCCATCGTTCACAAATCGGTGGCTGTGCTGGTGACCCGCGAAGGCAACCCCAAGGGCATTCAGGACTGGAGCGACCTGGCCAGAGACGACGTAAGAATCGTCACCGCCAACCCCAAAACCTCTGGTGGGGCCCGCTGGAACTTCCTTGGCGCGTGGGGTTCGGTAACGCAGAACGGCGGCACGGATGAGCAAGCGCTGGAGCTAGCTACCAAGCTTTATCAAAACACACCAATTTTGGCGAAAGATGCCCGTGAATCGACCGATATCTTCTTTAGCCAGAAGCAGGGCGACGTGCTGATCAACTACGAAAACGAGGTGCTGCTGGCGAAGCTGAAAGGCGACGTGCTGCCCTATGTCGTGCCCAAGACCAATATCTCGATCGACAACCCCGTAACGGTGGTGGATGCCATTGTCGATAAGCGCGGCACGCGAGAAGTAGCCGAAGCCTTTGTGCAGTTCCTCTTCACGCCCGAAGCCCAGGAAGAGTTTGCCAAAGTCGGCTTCCGCCCGTCGGATCAGACAGTGGCAGCTAAGTATGCCGACCAGTTTGGCGCAGTGGATAAGCTGTTTACCGTGGCGGATTTTGGCGGCTGGGACGATATTCAGGCCAAGTTCTTTGACGACGGTGCCGTGTTTGATCAGATTCAGTCCAAACTGGGTAAATAA
- a CDS encoding sulfate ABC transporter substrate-binding protein — MFAHFGLRSLKRFLALVVAGVGLAVAIAACSSSRPPVALDGQAPNGSMVPARTDICLVSFAVTQSAYEKIIPMFAARWKAETGQEVVVYQSYGGSGPQARAVIEGLEADVVALAMALDVEKIQKAGLIQPGWKQELPNGSIAHRSVAALVTREGNPKNIRDWRDLTQDGVRVVTANPKTSGGARWNFLGAWGSVTQNGGTEDEALTLVTRLFQNTPVLARDARESTDAFFKQGQGDVLINYENEILLAGQRGETMPFVVPRTNISIDNPVAVVDAIVDKRGTRAVAEAFAQFLFTPEAQAEFAKVGFRPVDPAIATQYATQFGKVDTLFTVDDLGGWDEIQRKFFEDGAVFDQIQASLGK, encoded by the coding sequence ATGTTTGCCCATTTTGGACTGCGATCGCTCAAACGGTTCCTTGCGCTGGTAGTAGCTGGAGTTGGGCTGGCAGTGGCGATCGCCGCTTGCAGTTCCAGCCGTCCGCCCGTCGCTCTGGATGGGCAAGCCCCAAACGGCAGCATGGTCCCTGCTAGAACCGATATTTGCCTGGTGTCCTTTGCGGTCACGCAATCTGCGTATGAAAAAATCATCCCCATGTTTGCCGCAAGGTGGAAAGCCGAGACAGGGCAAGAGGTGGTGGTTTACCAGAGCTACGGCGGCTCTGGCCCCCAAGCGAGAGCCGTCATCGAAGGGTTAGAAGCCGATGTTGTTGCGCTGGCAATGGCGCTCGATGTCGAAAAGATCCAAAAGGCTGGATTGATTCAACCCGGCTGGAAACAGGAACTGCCCAACGGCTCTATCGCCCACCGCTCGGTGGCAGCGCTGGTGACTCGCGAAGGCAACCCCAAAAATATCCGCGACTGGCGCGATCTAACCCAGGACGGCGTGCGGGTCGTCACGGCAAACCCCAAGACCTCCGGCGGGGCCCGCTGGAACTTCCTTGGCGCGTGGGGTTCGGTAACGCAGAACGGCGGCACCGAAGACGAGGCATTGACCCTGGTGACCCGATTGTTTCAAAACACGCCCGTTTTGGCGCGAGATGCCCGCGAGTCTACCGATGCCTTTTTCAAGCAGGGTCAGGGGGATGTCTTGATCAATTATGAAAATGAAATTTTGCTAGCGGGGCAGCGAGGTGAAACCATGCCTTTTGTCGTTCCCAGAACCAATATTTCAATTGACAATCCTGTGGCGGTGGTGGATGCCATTGTCGATAAGCGAGGAACCAGAGCCGTAGCGGAGGCCTTCGCCCAATTTCTGTTTACGCCGGAAGCGCAGGCAGAGTTCGCGAAGGTGGGATTCCGCCCGGTTGATCCGGCGATCGCCACTCAGTATGCCACCCAGTTTGGCAAGGTTGACACGCTGTTTACGGTGGATGATCTGGGCGGCTGGGACGAAATCCAACGCAAGTTTTTTGAGGATGGCGCGGTGTTCGACCAAATCCAGGCCAGTCTGGGCAAGTAA
- the cysT gene encoding sulfate ABC transporter permease subunit CysT, with translation MATSPVTTTSIKSDRSFWYRLTHLSWPWRVTWVYLSVMLFVPVIAMLLKASTVGPAEFWRIATSEIALSTYSVTFGTSLAAALLNGVFGTIIAWVFVRYDFPGKRIIDAAVDLPFALPTAVAGLTLATVYSEAGWLGSLFAPFGIKIAFTRLGVFVAMVFISLPFVVRTLQPVLQEMEKEVEEAAWCLGASSWQTFWRVLLPPLLPAILTGVALGFSRAVGEYGSTVIVAGNVPFQDLIAPVLVFQRLEQYDYAGATVIGTVLLLISLLMLLVINVLQAWGRRYDD, from the coding sequence ATGGCTACTTCCCCTGTAACGACTACATCTATCAAGAGCGATCGCTCTTTTTGGTATCGCCTCACCCATTTGTCCTGGCCCTGGCGCGTGACGTGGGTCTATCTATCGGTGATGCTGTTCGTACCCGTGATCGCCATGCTGCTGAAAGCCAGCACGGTCGGCCCGGCAGAGTTTTGGCGCATCGCCACCAGTGAGATTGCCCTGTCTACCTACAGCGTCACCTTTGGCACGTCCCTGGCAGCGGCCCTGCTGAACGGCGTATTTGGCACGATCATCGCCTGGGTGTTTGTGCGCTACGACTTTCCTGGCAAGAGAATCATCGACGCAGCAGTTGATTTGCCCTTTGCCTTGCCGACCGCAGTCGCTGGGCTGACGCTGGCCACGGTCTACAGTGAGGCGGGCTGGCTCGGCTCTCTGTTTGCGCCCTTTGGCATCAAAATTGCCTTTACTCGTCTGGGCGTGTTTGTAGCGATGGTGTTTATCTCGCTGCCGTTTGTGGTGCGGACGCTCCAGCCCGTGCTGCAAGAAATGGAAAAAGAAGTCGAAGAGGCTGCCTGGTGTCTGGGCGCGTCGTCCTGGCAGACTTTTTGGCGGGTGCTGCTGCCACCGCTGCTGCCAGCGATTTTGACCGGTGTGGCGCTGGGCTTTTCGCGGGCAGTGGGCGAATATGGCTCGACGGTCATCGTGGCGGGCAACGTGCCGTTTCAAGACTTGATTGCGCCGGTGCTGGTGTTTCAACGGCTAGAGCAATATGACTACGCCGGAGCGACAGTGATTGGCACGGTGCTGCTGCTGATTTCGCTGCTGATGCTGTTGGTGATTAACGTGCTGCAAGCCTGGGGGAGACGCTATGACGACTGA
- the cysW gene encoding sulfate ABC transporter permease subunit CysW — protein MTTDAELFNVPESSSGRRAAPRSRGAWVKWVLIGVSVLYLTLILFIPALNVFVQAFKDGVGPFFSNLTSPTFLNAVKLTLLITAIALPINTIFGLCAAWVIARHQFPGRTLLLSIIDIPFAVSPVVAGLMIVLLYGRNGWFGPWLQSNDIKIIFAVPGMVLATMFVTMPFVAREVIPVLEEAGTDQEEAAKTLGASDWQTFWRVTLPNIRWGLLYGLILTNARAMGEFGAVSVVSGNIIGKTQTLPLYVEEAYKQYKTPEAYSAAVLLAFLAVITLVLKELVERKTRIKDVEE, from the coding sequence ATGACGACTGATGCAGAATTGTTTAACGTGCCAGAGTCTTCATCGGGACGCAGAGCCGCACCTCGCAGCCGGGGCGCGTGGGTCAAGTGGGTGCTGATCGGCGTTTCGGTGCTGTATTTGACGCTGATTTTGTTTATTCCGGCGCTGAATGTGTTTGTGCAGGCGTTTAAAGACGGAGTTGGCCCGTTTTTCTCGAACCTGACTTCTCCAACGTTTTTGAATGCAGTCAAGCTGACGCTGCTGATTACGGCGATCGCCCTCCCAATTAACACCATCTTCGGACTCTGCGCCGCCTGGGTGATTGCGCGTCACCAGTTCCCCGGTCGCACGCTGCTGCTCAGCATTATCGATATTCCTTTTGCGGTGTCGCCTGTGGTGGCAGGCTTGATGATTGTGCTGCTATACGGACGAAACGGCTGGTTTGGCCCGTGGCTCCAGTCCAACGACATCAAGATTATCTTTGCGGTGCCGGGGATGGTGCTGGCGACGATGTTTGTAACGATGCCGTTTGTGGCACGGGAGGTGATTCCGGTGCTGGAGGAAGCGGGCACCGACCAGGAAGAAGCGGCGAAGACCCTGGGTGCCAGCGACTGGCAAACCTTTTGGCGAGTGACGCTGCCGAATATCCGCTGGGGCCTGCTATACGGTTTGATTCTCACCAATGCGCGGGCGATGGGCGAGTTTGGCGCGGTGTCGGTGGTGTCGGGCAATATCATTGGCAAGACCCAAACCCTGCCGCTCTATGTGGAAGAGGCCTATAAGCAGTACAAAACGCCGGAAGCCTACTCCGCAGCCGTCTTGCTGGCGTTTTTAGCCGTAATTACGCTGGTGCTAAAGGAACTTGTGGAGCGCAAAACGCGCATTAAAGACGTTGAAGAGTAG
- a CDS encoding NIL domain-containing protein: MTVPTTSIAHSDGDDLDHGGDRPTQTRIRVRIPKQYHEEPVISRLVSKHGLTVNILAALLGANARDDGWFDLELRGPAQNIQSALIDLNDLDLEIWQGGDRPDGW, from the coding sequence ATGACTGTGCCCACGACCTCGATCGCCCATTCCGACGGAGACGACCTGGATCACGGGGGCGATCGCCCCACCCAGACCCGTATCCGCGTCCGCATTCCCAAGCAGTATCACGAAGAACCCGTCATTTCCCGGCTAGTTTCCAAGCACGGGCTGACGGTAAACATTCTGGCGGCGCTGCTGGGTGCAAACGCCCGCGACGACGGCTGGTTTGACCTGGAGCTGCGCGGCCCCGCCCAGAACATTCAAAGCGCCCTGATCGACCTGAACGATCTAGATCTGGAAATCTGGCAGGGGGGCGATCGCCCCGACGGTTGGTAA
- a CDS encoding YqeG family HAD IIIA-type phosphatase: protein MSWGKLLQPDLVLGSSILALTPELLQQYNLRGLVLDVDETLVPIRVAQASGELREWVAQLRPAIAIWLVSNNISKSRISSIANSLELPYLLGAGKPSRRKLRQAVEAMGIPIEQVAMVGDRLFTDVLAGNRLGMFTILVEPMADPAVEVRRSPVRNFEVWVSQALGASLTPRR, encoded by the coding sequence ATGTCCTGGGGAAAACTCTTACAACCTGACCTGGTGTTGGGCAGCAGCATCTTGGCGCTGACTCCAGAGTTATTGCAGCAATATAACCTGCGGGGGCTGGTGCTGGATGTAGATGAAACACTAGTGCCAATCCGGGTGGCCCAGGCCTCTGGGGAACTGCGCGAGTGGGTAGCGCAACTGCGGCCGGCGATCGCCATCTGGCTGGTGAGCAACAATATCAGCAAGTCGCGCATCAGCAGCATTGCCAACTCACTGGAGTTGCCCTATCTGCTGGGTGCGGGCAAACCCTCGCGGCGCAAGCTGCGGCAGGCCGTGGAGGCAATGGGCATTCCGATTGAACAGGTGGCAATGGTGGGCGATCGCCTGTTTACCGATGTGCTAGCGGGCAATCGCCTGGGCATGTTCACCATCCTGGTGGAGCCAATGGCAGACCCCGCCGTGGAGGTGCGCCGCAGCCCCGTTCGCAACTTTGAAGTGTGGGTGTCGCAGGCCTTGGGGGCATCGCTCACGCCCCGGCGGTAG
- the mltG gene encoding endolytic transglycosylase MltG yields the protein MSVKRLSGWSKGLILLTLVLLALLLGGWQGWRWWLGAIAPATSTTDSGDPLEGATERGTVQVKIPPGSTAQQIGETLKAQGIIRSTQAWNLWTRWQTVQKRPGSFQAGTYALSPAEPLPAIADQIWRGEVVQNSFTIPEGWTIRQMAEYFEEQGYFPAEEFMAAAQDIPRDRFPWLPENLPILEGFLFPDTYQFAGELTPELAIDQMLRRFEQVALPIYDEGRSPYSFMEWVTLASIVEKEAVVQEERPTIASVFARRLREGIPLAADPTVEYGLGIRQTVEQPLTYAQVRQPSPYNTYINPGLTPTPIAAPGLASLEASLNPGDTEYLFFMARYDGTHIFSRTLAEHEAAKRAVDAELSRQN from the coding sequence ATGTCGGTTAAACGATTGTCTGGATGGTCTAAGGGGTTAATCCTGCTGACGCTGGTGCTGCTGGCGTTGCTGCTGGGCGGCTGGCAAGGCTGGCGCTGGTGGCTGGGGGCGATCGCCCCGGCAACTTCAACAACCGATAGTGGCGACCCTCTGGAAGGCGCAACGGAGAGGGGCACTGTGCAGGTCAAAATTCCCCCAGGCAGCACCGCCCAGCAAATCGGCGAAACCCTGAAAGCTCAAGGCATCATTCGCTCAACCCAAGCCTGGAACCTGTGGACACGCTGGCAAACCGTGCAAAAGCGGCCGGGCAGCTTTCAGGCAGGGACCTACGCCCTCTCACCCGCTGAGCCGCTGCCCGCGATTGCCGACCAGATCTGGCGGGGTGAAGTCGTGCAAAACAGCTTCACCATTCCCGAAGGCTGGACGATTCGCCAAATGGCGGAGTATTTTGAGGAGCAGGGCTACTTCCCCGCTGAGGAATTCATGGCTGCCGCCCAAGACATTCCGCGCGATCGCTTTCCCTGGCTGCCCGAAAACCTGCCTATTCTAGAAGGCTTCCTGTTTCCCGATACCTACCAGTTTGCGGGAGAACTCACGCCTGAGTTGGCAATCGACCAGATGCTCCGTCGATTTGAGCAAGTCGCCCTGCCAATTTATGACGAAGGGCGATCGCCCTACAGCTTTATGGAATGGGTAACGCTGGCCAGCATTGTCGAAAAAGAAGCCGTCGTTCAGGAAGAGCGTCCTACCATCGCCAGCGTATTTGCACGGCGACTGCGCGAGGGCATTCCTCTGGCTGCGGACCCCACAGTGGAATATGGGTTGGGTATCCGGCAAACCGTTGAGCAGCCGCTGACCTACGCCCAGGTGCGCCAGCCCTCGCCCTACAACACCTACATTAACCCTGGCCTCACCCCTACGCCCATCGCCGCGCCCGGTTTGGCTAGCCTGGAAGCCTCCCTCAATCCTGGCGATACAGAATACCTGTTTTTCATGGCACGATACGACGGTACGCATATCTTTAGCCGGACGCTGGCCGAACACGAAGCCGCCAAGCGAGCGGTCGATGCGGAACTGTCTCGGCAAAACTAG
- a CDS encoding DUF3727 domain-containing protein: protein MAKVGKNNDDFETNQGDLEEELPTVSLTDEAGRSLVCYVEHSVEVDGQAYLLLLPVDSPIEIFAWEDDEDADAETLVDLADTQVEEIFETARAVLAEQDLTLKRTAYTLTAAGDLPEVSEEDVITIDMGEEGGLVDSEQFQRLTSFYHEEQEYDVCTPLDPLMFFARLNASGEPELLSPEEFQAIRPQLEEQLFDSFE from the coding sequence ATGGCAAAGGTCGGGAAAAATAATGATGACTTTGAGACAAACCAGGGCGATTTGGAAGAGGAGTTGCCTACCGTCAGCCTGACAGACGAGGCCGGGCGATCGCTCGTTTGTTATGTGGAGCATTCGGTCGAAGTAGACGGACAAGCCTACCTGCTGCTGCTGCCAGTCGATTCGCCGATTGAAATCTTTGCCTGGGAAGACGACGAAGACGCAGACGCAGAAACGCTTGTTGACCTGGCAGATACGCAGGTTGAAGAGATTTTTGAAACCGCCCGGGCCGTATTGGCAGAGCAAGATCTAACGCTTAAGCGCACCGCCTACACGCTGACGGCGGCGGGCGATCTGCCCGAAGTTTCAGAAGAAGACGTGATCACGATTGACATGGGCGAAGAAGGCGGTCTGGTAGATTCCGAACAGTTTCAGCGGCTCACCTCCTTCTATCACGAAGAGCAGGAATACGACGTTTGCACGCCCCTCGATCCGCTCATGTTTTTTGCCCGCCTTAACGCCAGCGGCGAACCTGAATTGCTCTCTCCAGAAGAGTTTCAGGCAATCCGCCCGCAGCTCGAGGAGCAGTTGTTTGACTCGTTTGAGTAA
- the ruvX gene encoding Holliday junction resolvase RuvX: MTRISALGLDVGRKRIGVAGCDGTGLIATGLETIERRSFAEDVARLRTLVEARRATVLVVGMPYKLDGEVGAQARQVQRFAERLGVALNLPVEYVDERLTSVAAEELIHAEGRSPSHNKALIDRKAAALILQQWLDGRSPPQT, from the coding sequence ATGACGCGGATCTCGGCGCTGGGGCTGGATGTGGGTAGGAAGCGCATCGGCGTAGCAGGCTGCGACGGCACGGGGCTGATTGCCACGGGTCTAGAGACGATCGAGCGGCGATCCTTTGCCGAAGATGTGGCGCGGCTGCGGACGCTGGTCGAGGCGCGGCGGGCAACGGTGCTGGTGGTGGGAATGCCCTACAAGCTGGATGGCGAAGTGGGGGCGCAGGCGCGGCAGGTGCAGCGGTTTGCCGAGCGGCTGGGAGTGGCGCTGAATCTGCCAGTGGAGTATGTGGATGAACGGCTGACTTCTGTTGCGGCGGAAGAGCTAATTCACGCGGAGGGACGATCGCCCTCCCACAACAAGGCGCTGATCGACCGCAAAGCCGCCGCCCTTATCTTGCAGCAGTGGCTAGACGGGCGATCGCCCCCTCAGACCTAG